The following are encoded in a window of Kaistia algarum genomic DNA:
- a CDS encoding tellurite resistance TerB family protein, whose translation MFKALRNLLADFGGDSQTRHFREDDHRLAAAALLYHVIAVDGSVDESERVRLHGLLKSLYALDDEETDELVRDAETADQEAVDLYRFTSLLKDRLELAERERVVAMMWDLVYRDGELHEFEDNAIWRVADLLGISNRDRIRLKQDVRSQAVKDA comes from the coding sequence ATGTTCAAGGCCCTTCGCAATCTCCTGGCCGATTTCGGCGGCGACAGCCAGACACGGCATTTTCGCGAGGACGATCACCGCCTCGCGGCCGCGGCGCTGCTTTATCACGTCATCGCCGTGGACGGATCCGTGGATGAGAGCGAGCGCGTACGCCTGCATGGTCTCCTGAAATCGCTTTACGCGCTGGATGATGAGGAGACGGATGAGCTTGTCCGCGACGCCGAGACGGCCGACCAGGAGGCGGTCGACCTTTACCGCTTCACCAGCCTGTTGAAGGATCGGCTCGAACTCGCCGAGCGCGAGCGCGTCGTCGCGATGATGTGGGATCTCGTCTATCGTGACGGCGAGTTGCACGAATTCGAGGACAATGCGATCTGGCGAGTTGCCGATCTGCTCGGCATTTCGAACCGCGACCGCATCCGCCTCAAGCAGGACGTGCGCAGCCAGGCCGTCAAGGACGCCTGA
- a CDS encoding LysR family transcriptional regulator: MHSIRHLELIRALAEHRHFGRAATALGVSQPALTRSLKYLEDDLGVPLFDRDGVTPTLFGRIILRHGERVIDEFAGMMREIALAKGLEIGDLTIVAGPYAAEISGQQAIGRLSSLYPGLAVRLDIVDWTRAVEDVAAGRADLALAEIAEASQQLQLEVEPLSTRPLRFYCANSHPLAARLALTLDDLLDYPWVGPTTPARISAALPRTEGHFGTFDLVRDRFLPRITVETFTAARNIIASGIGLGAAAPLQIRREVELGQLIILPVDVPWLRLNYGFITRRGRSRSPAATAYMAIVREIEREIAAGETDRFASAGIRGGQKALEHEAAPVARRHLAPALAADDGDIGPG; the protein is encoded by the coding sequence GTGCACTCGATTAGACATCTGGAACTGATCCGCGCGCTCGCCGAGCACCGGCATTTCGGGCGTGCCGCCACGGCACTCGGCGTGTCGCAGCCGGCGCTGACGCGCAGTCTCAAATATCTGGAGGACGATCTCGGCGTGCCGCTCTTCGACCGCGACGGGGTCACGCCGACCTTGTTCGGCCGGATCATCCTGCGGCATGGCGAGCGGGTGATCGACGAATTTGCCGGGATGATGCGCGAGATCGCGCTCGCCAAGGGGCTGGAAATCGGCGACCTCACGATCGTCGCCGGGCCCTATGCGGCGGAGATTTCCGGGCAACAGGCGATCGGCAGGTTATCCTCGCTCTATCCGGGGCTCGCGGTCCGTCTCGACATCGTCGACTGGACCCGCGCCGTCGAGGACGTCGCCGCCGGAAGAGCCGACCTGGCGCTCGCCGAGATCGCGGAGGCGAGCCAGCAGCTCCAATTGGAGGTCGAACCGCTGTCGACCCGGCCGCTGCGCTTCTACTGCGCCAACAGCCATCCCCTGGCGGCGCGGCTTGCGCTGACGCTCGACGATCTTCTGGACTATCCCTGGGTCGGGCCGACGACGCCGGCCCGGATCAGCGCGGCCTTGCCGCGAACCGAGGGCCATTTCGGCACGTTCGATCTCGTGCGCGATCGCTTCCTGCCGCGGATCACGGTCGAAACCTTTACAGCGGCCCGCAACATCATCGCCTCGGGGATTGGCCTCGGCGCCGCCGCGCCGCTTCAGATTCGCCGCGAGGTCGAACTCGGCCAGCTGATCATCCTTCCTGTCGACGTTCCCTGGCTGCGGCTCAATTACGGTTTCATCACCCGCCGAGGGCGCTCGCGCTCGCCGGCAGCGACCGCCTATATGGCGATCGTTCGGGAAATCGAGCGCGAGATTGCCGCTGGCGAGACGGACCGGTTCGCCTCAGCCGGCATTCGCGGGGGCCAGAAAGCGCTGGAACACGAAGCCGCGCCTGTCGCCCGCCGTCACCTCGCACCAGCCCTTGCAGCCGACGATGGTGACATCGGTCCCGGCTGA
- a CDS encoding glutamine amidotransferase, giving the protein MLPRNAPRKLPVLIVLHQEHSTPGRVGQRIEARGHRLDIRRPRFGDPLPTTLVDHAGAIIFGGPMSANDDEDFVRREIDWLAVPLAEQAPFLGICLGAQMLARHLGARVGRREDGLVEIGYYPLHPTKAGSELCPWPEKVYQWHGEGFEIPAGAELLATSELFPNQAFRYGSSAFAFQFHIELTLAMMHRWTTRGAERFGQPGAQPRHHHLEGRALYDAQSSAFLDAFLDGWLALPPARAGRSVVLAAE; this is encoded by the coding sequence ATGTTGCCGCGCAACGCACCCCGCAAGCTCCCCGTCCTGATCGTCCTGCATCAGGAGCACTCGACACCCGGCCGCGTCGGACAGCGGATCGAGGCGCGAGGGCACCGCCTGGACATTCGCCGCCCCCGGTTCGGCGATCCCCTGCCGACGACTCTGGTCGATCATGCAGGCGCCATCATTTTCGGCGGGCCGATGAGCGCCAATGACGACGAGGACTTCGTCCGCCGCGAAATCGACTGGCTTGCCGTGCCTTTGGCCGAGCAGGCGCCTTTTCTCGGCATATGCCTTGGTGCCCAGATGCTGGCCCGTCATCTCGGCGCCCGGGTCGGCCGCCGCGAGGATGGCCTGGTCGAGATCGGCTACTACCCCCTTCACCCGACGAAAGCGGGAAGCGAACTCTGTCCGTGGCCGGAGAAGGTCTATCAGTGGCACGGCGAGGGCTTCGAGATTCCCGCCGGAGCCGAACTTCTGGCCACGAGCGAGCTTTTTCCCAACCAGGCCTTCCGCTACGGATCGTCAGCCTTCGCCTTCCAGTTCCACATCGAACTGACGCTCGCCATGATGCATCGCTGGACCACGCGCGGCGCCGAGCGCTTCGGCCAGCCGGGAGCCCAGCCGCGCCATCACCACCTGGAGGGGCGTGCGCTCTACGACGCACAGAGTTCGGCCTTTCTCGATGCCTTCCTAGATGGGTGGCTTGCTCTGCCGCCGGCCCGCGCTGGCCGATCGGTTGTCCTCGCCGCGGAATAA
- a CDS encoding extracellular solute-binding protein: MYDVTRRRFLLTAGAGGLALVSGLPRPARADSAPLALYNGQHRPPVEALIAAFTKSTGIEVTVRHGNSAQLASQIVEEGAHSPADLFWSEESPSLVATARRGLLAPLDPETLQQVPAIFSAKDGTWIGATARCRVVVYNKSMIDAAALPPSVLDFATEAWKGKVAYAPNSGAFQQQIMAVMILKGRDAALAWLKGLRDFGEVYNSDSAAVEAVEGGDIAVALSNNYYWYALAREIGEADMNSAIYNIGRGDPGTLVTVSGAGVLKSAKNAEAAQRFVAFMVSEEGQKTIVEAIAEYPLRPGVTSPFPLAPFAGLDPAPVTPDQLGDAEAALDLLREAGLA, from the coding sequence ATGTATGACGTCACGCGGCGCCGGTTCCTGCTGACGGCGGGCGCTGGCGGACTGGCCTTGGTCTCGGGCCTTCCCCGCCCCGCCCGCGCCGACAGCGCGCCGCTCGCGCTCTATAATGGCCAGCATCGCCCGCCCGTCGAGGCGCTGATCGCCGCCTTCACCAAGTCGACCGGCATCGAGGTGACGGTCCGCCATGGCAACAGCGCCCAGCTCGCCAGCCAGATCGTGGAGGAGGGCGCTCACTCCCCCGCCGATCTGTTCTGGTCGGAGGAGAGCCCCTCCCTTGTCGCGACCGCCCGGCGCGGCCTGCTGGCGCCGCTCGATCCCGAGACGCTCCAGCAGGTGCCGGCCATCTTCTCGGCCAAGGACGGCACCTGGATTGGCGCCACGGCACGCTGCCGCGTCGTCGTCTACAACAAGTCGATGATCGACGCCGCCGCGCTGCCGCCTTCCGTGCTCGATTTCGCGACGGAAGCCTGGAAGGGCAAGGTCGCCTATGCGCCGAATTCCGGCGCCTTCCAGCAGCAGATCATGGCCGTGATGATCCTCAAGGGCCGTGACGCGGCGCTCGCCTGGCTGAAGGGGCTGCGCGATTTCGGCGAGGTCTATAATTCGGATTCGGCCGCCGTCGAAGCCGTCGAGGGCGGCGATATCGCTGTCGCGCTCAGTAACAACTACTATTGGTATGCGCTCGCCCGCGAGATCGGCGAGGCCGACATGAACTCGGCGATCTACAATATTGGCCGCGGCGATCCAGGCACGCTCGTTACCGTCTCCGGTGCGGGCGTCCTGAAGAGCGCGAAGAACGCGGAAGCCGCGCAGCGCTTCGTCGCCTTCATGGTGAGCGAAGAGGGGCAGAAGACCATCGTGGAAGCGATCGCCGAATATCCGCTCCGACCCGGCGTCACCTCGCCCTTCCCGCTCGCGCCCTTTGCCGGGCTCGACCCGGCACCGGTGACGCCCGATCAGCTTGGCGACGCGGAGGCGGCGCTCGACCTGCTCCGGGAGGCGGGCCTCGCTTGA
- the infA gene encoding translation initiation factor IF-1, translating to MAKEEALEFEGTVVEVLPDAKFRVELENGHVVVAYTAGRMKKNRIKTLAGDRVTVEMTPYDLDRARLVFRHKGDSVAPPSTKTPFRGGAMRRR from the coding sequence ATGGCGAAGGAAGAAGCGCTCGAATTCGAGGGAACGGTCGTCGAGGTTTTACCCGACGCGAAGTTCCGGGTTGAACTCGAGAACGGGCATGTCGTCGTCGCCTATACGGCGGGCCGGATGAAGAAGAACCGAATCAAGACCCTGGCGGGTGACCGCGTCACGGTCGAGATGACGCCATACGATCTCGATCGTGCACGGCTGGTCTTCCGGCACAAGGGCGACTCGGTCGCGCCGCCCTCGACGAAGACGCCGTTTCGCGGTGGAGCGATGCGACGTCGCTGA
- a CDS encoding GcvT family protein, whose amino-acid sequence MSEIPSEARIVVIGGGIVGCSVAYHLAAMGESEVLLLERGKLTSGSTWHAAGLVGQLRTSANITQLLGYSVALYDRLEAETGQATGWKRNGGLRLACNEERWTEVKRQATTARSFGLEMELLSPKEAQDLWPIMQVEDVIGAAFLPTDGQVSPSDISAALAKGARMKGAIIREGVAVTGIRIEDGRVTAVETDQGLVACGKVVICAGQWSRELGRIAGVNIPLVSVQHQYLISEPVPGVTPGLPTLRDPDRLTYWKEEVGGLVMGGYEPNPKLWDVDPLPANFEFQLLDNDLDHFEPLLEQALGRVPALGEVGIRQFINGPESFTPDGNFILGEAPEVKGVFVGAGFNAFGIASGGGAGMALAEWVAKGRPPFDLWPVDIRRFGRNHHDLSWIRSRTLEAYARHYTMAWPFEEFESGRPLRRLPLYDRIKAEGACFGEKLGFERANWFADIGAGETPEDHYTYGRQNWFEAVGREHRAAREAAVLFDQSSFAKFELTGRDAESALAWIAANDVAKPVGHLVYTQMLNAAGGIEADLTVARLAPDRYYVVTGTGFATHDFHWISSNIPERLDARLTDITSQNATLVLMGPRARDILSKLTRDDISHTAFPFARARRLSIAGCPVLALRVTYVGELGWELHVPAEFALTLYDALIETGRPLGLKLAGYRAIESLRLEKGYRAWGAEIGPDHSPLVAGLGMFVKLKKPVPFLGRAALEAQAAKPLPRLLAAFTTEDPDIVLLGRETIYRNGERVGWLASGGYGYTVGKPIGYGYVRRAAGVDRDFVLSGRFELEVAGERVAAEVHLDPLYDPEGLCIRA is encoded by the coding sequence ATGAGTGAAATTCCCTCCGAGGCCCGGATCGTCGTCATCGGCGGCGGCATCGTCGGCTGTTCCGTCGCCTATCACCTCGCCGCCATGGGCGAGAGCGAAGTGCTGCTGCTGGAGCGCGGCAAGCTCACCTCCGGCTCGACCTGGCATGCCGCCGGGCTCGTCGGCCAACTGCGCACCTCGGCCAACATCACGCAGCTTCTCGGCTATTCCGTCGCGCTCTATGACCGGCTGGAGGCCGAGACCGGGCAGGCGACCGGCTGGAAGCGCAATGGCGGATTGCGGCTCGCCTGCAATGAAGAGCGCTGGACCGAGGTGAAGCGGCAGGCGACGACGGCGCGCTCCTTCGGCCTGGAGATGGAGTTGCTGTCGCCGAAGGAGGCGCAGGATCTCTGGCCGATCATGCAGGTTGAGGACGTCATCGGCGCCGCCTTCCTGCCGACCGACGGCCAGGTCTCGCCTTCCGACATTTCGGCAGCCCTCGCCAAGGGCGCCCGCATGAAGGGCGCTATCATCCGCGAGGGCGTCGCCGTCACCGGCATTCGGATCGAGGACGGGCGCGTCACGGCGGTGGAAACCGACCAGGGGCTCGTTGCCTGCGGCAAGGTCGTGATCTGCGCCGGGCAATGGTCGCGCGAACTGGGCCGTATTGCCGGCGTCAATATCCCGCTCGTCTCGGTCCAGCACCAATATCTGATCTCCGAGCCGGTACCGGGGGTGACACCGGGCCTGCCGACGCTCCGCGATCCTGACCGCCTCACCTATTGGAAGGAGGAAGTTGGCGGCCTCGTCATGGGCGGCTACGAGCCGAACCCGAAGCTCTGGGACGTCGATCCTCTGCCGGCTAACTTCGAATTCCAGCTGCTCGACAACGATCTCGACCATTTCGAGCCGCTTCTCGAACAGGCGCTGGGCCGGGTGCCAGCGCTCGGCGAGGTCGGCATCCGCCAGTTCATCAACGGCCCCGAGAGCTTCACGCCCGACGGCAATTTCATCCTCGGCGAGGCGCCGGAGGTGAAGGGCGTGTTCGTCGGCGCCGGCTTCAACGCCTTCGGCATCGCGTCGGGCGGCGGCGCCGGCATGGCGCTGGCCGAATGGGTCGCCAAGGGCCGGCCGCCCTTCGATCTCTGGCCGGTCGACATCCGTCGTTTCGGCCGCAATCACCACGACCTTTCCTGGATCCGCTCGCGGACGCTCGAAGCCTATGCACGGCACTACACCATGGCCTGGCCATTCGAGGAGTTTGAAAGCGGCAGGCCGCTACGCCGCTTGCCGCTCTATGACCGGATCAAGGCGGAAGGCGCGTGCTTCGGTGAGAAGCTCGGCTTCGAGCGCGCCAACTGGTTCGCAGATATTGGCGCGGGCGAGACGCCCGAGGACCATTATACCTATGGCCGGCAGAACTGGTTCGAGGCGGTCGGGCGCGAGCATCGCGCCGCGCGTGAGGCCGCCGTGCTGTTCGACCAGAGTTCCTTCGCGAAGTTCGAACTCACGGGGCGCGATGCCGAGTCTGCACTTGCCTGGATCGCCGCCAACGACGTGGCCAAGCCCGTCGGCCATCTCGTCTATACGCAGATGCTGAACGCGGCCGGCGGCATCGAGGCCGACCTGACCGTCGCCCGCCTGGCGCCGGACCGCTATTACGTCGTCACCGGCACAGGCTTTGCGACGCATGATTTCCACTGGATATCATCGAACATCCCCGAAAGGCTCGACGCGCGGCTCACCGACATCACGTCGCAGAACGCGACCCTGGTGTTGATGGGACCGAGGGCGCGCGACATCCTTTCGAAGCTGACGCGCGACGACATCTCGCACACTGCCTTTCCCTTCGCCCGTGCCCGGCGCCTTTCCATCGCGGGCTGTCCGGTCCTCGCGCTACGCGTCACCTATGTCGGCGAACTCGGCTGGGAGCTGCATGTACCGGCCGAATTCGCGCTGACGCTCTATGATGCGCTGATCGAGACCGGCCGGCCGCTGGGCCTGAAGCTCGCCGGCTACCGCGCGATCGAATCGCTGCGGCTGGAAAAGGGCTACCGCGCCTGGGGCGCCGAGATCGGGCCGGACCATTCGCCGCTCGTCGCCGGGCTCGGCATGTTCGTCAAATTGAAGAAGCCGGTTCCCTTCCTCGGCCGCGCGGCGCTGGAAGCGCAGGCCGCCAAGCCGCTGCCACGCCTGCTCGCCGCCTTCACCACGGAGGATCCCGACATCGTCCTCCTCGGGCGCGAGACGATCTACCGGAATGGCGAGCGGGTCGGCTGGCTCGCCTCGGGCGGCTATGGCTATACGGTCGGCAAGCCGATCGGTTATGGCTATGTCCGCCGCGCCGCGGGCGTCGACCGCGATTTCGTTCTCTCCGGCCGCTTTGAGCTGGAAGTTGCCGGCGAACGCGTCGCCGCCGAAGTCCATCTGGATCCGCTCTACGATCCCGAGGGGCTTTGTATCCGCGCCTGA
- a CDS encoding SH3 domain-containing protein has protein sequence MKHSVQFAEREKSTEYFDAPRRAAETRQAAPTNPFARPERAERDGTAPAPNPAEPDETATASLDELVSELEAALMANLHSVSAMLEAEPPARNELEPPANEEETVDAEALQRLMDSIRQPAPKRPTEESHEEWILRPTSPLPTADGNADKRSRRATARPPERREPAGRRLQSSLIVGAALVALAGGGAFMTVQSVTAHDNTEPASTANVAAAASTLEPASEQVAAPAIEPEAAAPAPTVAKAEDRAPAETIAAPKEPAAPVRSSAANPEPIAASDASPRGDLGSLPEAATRSALGLPEVDAPAAAPAPERLASADVQTTVPGAAPEPVKRSLGTMGAGPAKITSSVKLRSNPDNGAPVIGVLSAGTDVTIVGCKGWCEVTAGDRRGFVFQRFLAPANAG, from the coding sequence ATGAAACACTCCGTCCAGTTCGCAGAGCGCGAAAAATCAACCGAATACTTCGACGCGCCGCGGCGCGCGGCCGAAACGCGGCAAGCCGCTCCGACCAATCCTTTTGCTCGTCCAGAACGAGCCGAACGCGACGGGACGGCGCCGGCGCCCAATCCAGCGGAGCCCGATGAAACGGCGACGGCCTCGCTCGACGAGCTCGTCTCTGAGCTCGAAGCGGCGCTGATGGCCAATCTGCACTCCGTTTCCGCCATGCTCGAAGCCGAGCCGCCGGCCCGCAACGAGCTTGAGCCGCCTGCCAATGAGGAAGAGACGGTCGATGCCGAGGCGCTGCAGCGCTTGATGGACAGCATCCGCCAGCCCGCGCCGAAGCGCCCGACCGAAGAGAGCCACGAGGAGTGGATCCTCCGTCCCACATCTCCCCTGCCGACGGCAGACGGCAACGCCGACAAACGGTCGCGGCGAGCAACCGCCCGCCCGCCGGAGCGACGCGAGCCGGCGGGACGTCGCCTGCAGAGCAGCTTGATCGTCGGCGCGGCCCTCGTGGCGCTGGCCGGGGGCGGCGCCTTCATGACGGTGCAGTCGGTCACGGCCCATGACAACACCGAGCCGGCATCGACGGCCAATGTAGCGGCCGCTGCATCCACCCTCGAACCAGCGTCCGAGCAGGTCGCTGCCCCCGCAATCGAGCCCGAGGCCGCCGCACCGGCGCCCACCGTCGCTAAAGCTGAGGATCGGGCTCCGGCCGAGACGATAGCGGCACCGAAGGAGCCGGCGGCGCCCGTCCGCAGCTCCGCTGCCAATCCCGAACCTATTGCAGCAAGCGATGCCAGCCCGCGCGGCGATCTCGGCTCACTGCCTGAAGCGGCGACGCGTTCGGCGCTTGGGCTTCCCGAAGTTGACGCCCCGGCTGCCGCACCCGCTCCCGAGCGGCTCGCTTCCGCCGATGTGCAGACCACGGTCCCGGGAGCTGCGCCGGAACCGGTCAAGCGCAGCCTCGGCACGATGGGCGCCGGACCAGCCAAGATCACCAGCAGCGTCAAGCTGCGCAGCAATCCCGACAATGGCGCGCCGGTGATCGGCGTTCTTTCAGCCGGGACCGATGTCACCATCGTCGGCTGCAAGGGCTGGTGCGAGGTGACGGCGGGCGACAGGCGCGGCTTCGTGTTCCAGCGCTTTCTGGCCCCCGCGAATGCCGGCTGA
- a CDS encoding ABC transporter permease codes for MSDALGDIGSGLAGGAPRSARRIALGRPPLLLVMAALVPTALILLPIVYVVLRSWSAGWYAIGAELVRPRTALLFWNTTVLTFAVTGLSAVIGFTGAWLTERCALPGRAIWRIALSLPLAMPAFVASFAWKSLGSEFQGLGGAILILTLESFPLIYLPLAAALRSMDPAMEEVSRSLGRNGRRTFLAVVLPRALPALGGGALLVAAHMLSEFGALAMLRVQTLTTAIFQQYELQFDNATAAVLSAVLMLLCLPVVLGEIALRRGQRVSKVGRNTARQRSPVPLGRLAPVALLGLVALTVLSLGVPFGRLVYWLIVGLSAGRGIDTILPALGGSLSLAIAGTFVTTLVALPLVLLSLKSRGLFVRIADRLPYVVHGLPGLVVALALVYFAIRLFPAIYQTAWVLFAAYAILFLPLAQSAIRASAELVPREIEEVARTLGRGPIAAFVSVTLPALAPGLGAALALVALELMRELTATLILAPTGVSTLATEVWSHTNDGAYAAAAPFAALLVLISGLPVYFFTRRTLTAIRR; via the coding sequence TTGAGTGACGCGCTCGGCGATATCGGTTCGGGACTTGCCGGCGGGGCGCCACGATCGGCGCGGCGCATCGCCCTCGGACGGCCGCCGCTGCTGCTGGTCATGGCGGCGCTCGTCCCGACGGCGCTGATCCTGCTGCCGATCGTCTATGTCGTGCTGCGATCCTGGAGCGCCGGCTGGTATGCGATCGGCGCGGAACTCGTCCGGCCGCGCACAGCTCTCCTCTTCTGGAACACGACGGTATTGACCTTTGCCGTCACCGGCCTTTCCGCGGTGATCGGCTTTACAGGGGCTTGGCTGACGGAGCGCTGCGCGTTGCCGGGCAGGGCGATCTGGCGCATCGCCCTGTCGCTTCCCCTCGCCATGCCTGCCTTCGTCGCCAGCTTCGCCTGGAAGTCGCTCGGCTCGGAATTCCAGGGGCTCGGCGGCGCCATATTGATCCTGACTCTGGAGAGCTTTCCGCTGATCTATCTGCCGCTCGCCGCAGCCCTGCGCTCGATGGATCCAGCGATGGAGGAGGTCTCGCGCTCGCTCGGCCGCAATGGCCGCCGCACCTTTCTCGCCGTCGTGTTGCCCCGCGCCCTGCCGGCGCTCGGCGGCGGCGCGCTGCTGGTTGCGGCGCATATGCTGTCGGAATTCGGCGCGCTTGCCATGCTGCGCGTGCAGACGCTGACGACGGCGATCTTCCAGCAATATGAACTGCAATTCGACAATGCGACCGCGGCGGTGCTCTCGGCCGTCCTGATGCTGCTCTGCCTGCCGGTGGTGCTGGGCGAGATCGCGCTGCGGCGCGGCCAGCGCGTTTCCAAGGTCGGGCGCAACACGGCGCGGCAGCGCTCGCCCGTGCCGCTTGGCCGTCTCGCACCGGTTGCGCTTCTGGGTCTTGTCGCGCTGACTGTGCTGTCGCTTGGCGTGCCCTTCGGCCGCCTGGTCTATTGGCTGATCGTCGGCCTCTCGGCGGGGCGCGGCATCGATACGATCCTGCCGGCACTGGGCGGCTCTTTGTCGCTCGCCATCGCCGGAACCTTCGTGACGACGCTGGTCGCGCTGCCGCTCGTGCTTCTGAGCCTCAAGAGCCGCGGCCTCTTCGTGCGCATCGCCGACCGCCTGCCCTATGTCGTCCATGGCCTGCCGGGTCTCGTCGTCGCGCTGGCTCTGGTCTATTTCGCCATCCGGCTCTTTCCGGCGATCTACCAGACCGCTTGGGTCCTGTTTGCTGCCTACGCCATCCTGTTCCTGCCGCTGGCCCAGTCGGCGATCCGCGCTTCGGCCGAGCTCGTCCCGCGCGAAATCGAGGAGGTGGCGCGTACGCTGGGTCGCGGGCCGATCGCCGCCTTCGTCAGCGTGACGCTCCCGGCGCTGGCGCCGGGTCTCGGCGCGGCACTGGCCCTCGTGGCGCTGGAACTGATGCGGGAACTGACCGCCACGCTGATCCTGGCGCCCACCGGCGTCTCGACGCTGGCGACCGAGGTCTGGTCGCATACCAATGACGGCGCCTATGCCGCCGCGGCGCCCTTTGCAGCGCTGCTGGTGCTGATTTCCGGCCTGCCGGTCTATTTTTTTACGCGTCGCACCCTCACGGCGATCCGCCGCTGA
- a CDS encoding cold-shock protein, whose protein sequence is MATGTVKWFNATKGYGFIQPDQGGQDVFVHISAVERAGLSTLRDGAKISYELETDRRGKTSATNLKVS, encoded by the coding sequence ATGGCGACGGGTACGGTGAAGTGGTTCAATGCGACGAAGGGCTATGGATTCATCCAGCCCGACCAGGGCGGTCAGGACGTGTTCGTTCACATCAGCGCAGTTGAGCGTGCTGGTCTGTCGACGCTGCGCGATGGCGCCAAGATTTCCTATGAGCTCGAGACGGATCGCCGCGGCAAGACGTCGGCGACGAATCTGAAGGTCTCCTGA
- a CDS encoding phosphotransferase: MPPDPKAFAAGLACWSRPVDPEPLPGGLTNTNFIVEDDGRRYVVRVGGDIPEHGIVRSIELAASQAAAAAGISPIVYHHEPGALVMDFIEGRTLTPEDIRDPRNLERLVRLIRHTHRDIPRFFRGPAPMFWPFQVIRDYTHTLEDGESYHLPMLVRLLDAADRLEVAVGPIELVFGHNDLLAANFIDDGMRIWLVDWDYAGFNSPLFDLGGLASNNSFLPAETEQLLELYFERPVDESLRHKAAAMTAASLLRESMWSMVSEIHSTLHFDYAAYTQENLRRFDVALAAFDALDR; encoded by the coding sequence CTGCCTCCCGATCCGAAGGCCTTTGCCGCGGGCCTCGCCTGCTGGAGCCGGCCGGTCGACCCTGAGCCCCTGCCGGGTGGCCTCACCAACACGAATTTCATCGTCGAGGATGATGGCCGCCGCTATGTCGTCCGCGTCGGCGGCGATATTCCCGAGCATGGCATCGTCCGCTCGATCGAGCTTGCCGCCAGCCAGGCCGCGGCGGCCGCCGGCATATCGCCGATCGTCTATCATCATGAGCCCGGCGCCCTGGTCATGGATTTCATCGAGGGCCGGACGCTCACCCCCGAGGACATAAGGGATCCGCGCAACCTCGAACGACTGGTGCGGCTCATCCGCCATACCCATCGCGACATACCGCGCTTCTTTCGCGGGCCGGCCCCGATGTTCTGGCCGTTCCAGGTGATCCGCGACTACACCCACACGCTGGAGGATGGCGAAAGCTACCATCTGCCGATGCTGGTCCGCCTGCTCGACGCTGCCGACCGGCTGGAGGTCGCGGTCGGGCCGATCGAACTCGTCTTTGGCCATAACGACCTGCTCGCCGCCAATTTCATCGATGACGGGATGCGGATCTGGCTGGTCGACTGGGATTATGCCGGCTTCAATTCGCCGCTCTTCGACCTCGGTGGGCTCGCTTCCAACAATTCCTTCCTGCCGGCCGAGACCGAGCAACTGCTCGAACTCTATTTCGAGCGCCCCGTCGACGAATCGCTTCGGCACAAGGCTGCGGCTATGACGGCGGCGTCGCTGCTGCGCGAGAGCATGTGGAGCATGGTGTCCGAGATCCATTCGACGCTCCATTTCGACTATGCCGCCTACACCCAAGAGAATCTGCGCCGCTTCGACGTGGCGCTCGCCGCATTCGACGCGCTGGACCGCTGA